A single genomic interval of Bufo gargarizans isolate SCDJY-AF-19 unplaced genomic scaffold, ASM1485885v1 original_scaffold_1424_pilon, whole genome shotgun sequence harbors:
- the LOC122923270 gene encoding isopentenyl-diphosphate Delta-isomerase 1-like isoform X2, which yields MLWAGTVGGARVLLALGRGGSGLRAVLQRTVRSAPYSSKRYSAAMPEVDTGALDEKQVQLLSEMCILVDENDKKIGADTKRNCHLNENIDKGMLHRAFSVFLFNTENKLLLQQRSDAKITFPGCYTNTCCSHPLSTPSEIEEEDAIGVRRAAQRRLKAELGIPMEQVKPDELRYLTRIHYKAPSDGIWGEHEVDYILFAQKDVAVDPDPNEIKSHCYVSKEELTELLERAKRGEVKITPWFQLIADTFLYKWWDNLENLKSFEDHEKIHRM from the exons ATGTTATGGGCGGGGACGGTGGGCGGTGCTCGTGTCTTGCTAGCGCTTGGCCGCGGCGGCTCCGGGTTGCGGGCAGTTCTGCAGCGGACTGTGAGGAGCGCGCCGTACAGCAG CAAGAGATACAGCGCAGCCATGCCTGAGGTGGACACTGGTGCGCTGGATGAGAAGCAGGTCCAATTGCTCTCGGAGATGTGTATTCTAGTTGATGAGAATGACAAGAAGATTGGGGCCGACACCAAGAGGAACTGTCACCTGAACGAAAACATCGACAAAG GTATGCTGCACAGAGCCTTCAGCGTCTTCTTGTTTAACACTGAAAATAAACTCTTGTTACAGCAAAGATCGGACGCTAAAATCACCTTCCCAG GATGTTACACAAACACGTGCTGCAGTCACCCTCTCAGTACCCCCTCGGAAATCGAGGAAGAAGATGCTATAGGAGTGCGACGAGCTGCCCAGAGGCGGTTGAAGGCTGAATTAGGAATTCCAATGGAGCAG GTAAAACCTGATGAACTTAGATATCTGACCAGGATTCACTACAAAGCTCCGTCAGACGGCATCTGGGGTGAACATGAAGTAGATTACATCCTTTTTGCACAGAAGGATGTCGCAGTTGATCCCGATCCCAACGAGATCAAAAGTCATTGCTACGTGTCCAAAGAGGAGCTAACAGAGTTATTAGAAAGGGCCAAGCGGGGAGAGGTGAAGATTACCCCTTGGTTCCAGCTCATTGCAGACACTTTTCTATACAAATGGTGGGACAACCTGGAGAATTTAAAATCATTTGAGGATCATGAGAAAATCCACCGAATGTAA
- the LOC122923270 gene encoding isopentenyl-diphosphate Delta-isomerase 1-like isoform X3 has protein sequence MPEVDTGALDEKQVQLLSEMCILVDENDKKIGADTKRNCHLNENIDKGMLHRAFSVFLFNTENKLLLQQRSDAKITFPGCYTNTCCSHPLSTPSEIEEEDAIGVRRAAQRRLKAELGIPMEQVKPDELRYLTRIHYKAPSDGIWGEHEVDYILFAQKDVAVDPDPNEIKSHCYVSKEELTELLERAKRGEVKITPWFQLIADTFLYKWWDNLENLKSFEDHEKIHRM, from the exons ATGCCTGAGGTGGACACTGGTGCGCTGGATGAGAAGCAGGTCCAATTGCTCTCGGAGATGTGTATTCTAGTTGATGAGAATGACAAGAAGATTGGGGCCGACACCAAGAGGAACTGTCACCTGAACGAAAACATCGACAAAG GTATGCTGCACAGAGCCTTCAGCGTCTTCTTGTTTAACACTGAAAATAAACTCTTGTTACAGCAAAGATCGGACGCTAAAATCACCTTCCCAG GATGTTACACAAACACGTGCTGCAGTCACCCTCTCAGTACCCCCTCGGAAATCGAGGAAGAAGATGCTATAGGAGTGCGACGAGCTGCCCAGAGGCGGTTGAAGGCTGAATTAGGAATTCCAATGGAGCAG GTAAAACCTGATGAACTTAGATATCTGACCAGGATTCACTACAAAGCTCCGTCAGACGGCATCTGGGGTGAACATGAAGTAGATTACATCCTTTTTGCACAGAAGGATGTCGCAGTTGATCCCGATCCCAACGAGATCAAAAGTCATTGCTACGTGTCCAAAGAGGAGCTAACAGAGTTATTAGAAAGGGCCAAGCGGGGAGAGGTGAAGATTACCCCTTGGTTCCAGCTCATTGCAGACACTTTTCTATACAAATGGTGGGACAACCTGGAGAATTTAAAATCATTTGAGGATCATGAGAAAATCCACCGAATGTAA
- the LOC122923270 gene encoding isopentenyl-diphosphate Delta-isomerase 1-like isoform X1: MLWAGTVGGARVLLALGRGGSGLRAVLQRTVRSAPYSSSKRYSAAMPEVDTGALDEKQVQLLSEMCILVDENDKKIGADTKRNCHLNENIDKGMLHRAFSVFLFNTENKLLLQQRSDAKITFPGCYTNTCCSHPLSTPSEIEEEDAIGVRRAAQRRLKAELGIPMEQVKPDELRYLTRIHYKAPSDGIWGEHEVDYILFAQKDVAVDPDPNEIKSHCYVSKEELTELLERAKRGEVKITPWFQLIADTFLYKWWDNLENLKSFEDHEKIHRM; this comes from the exons ATGTTATGGGCGGGGACGGTGGGCGGTGCTCGTGTCTTGCTAGCGCTTGGCCGCGGCGGCTCCGGGTTGCGGGCAGTTCTGCAGCGGACTGTGAGGAGCGCGCCGTACAGCAG CAGCAAGAGATACAGCGCAGCCATGCCTGAGGTGGACACTGGTGCGCTGGATGAGAAGCAGGTCCAATTGCTCTCGGAGATGTGTATTCTAGTTGATGAGAATGACAAGAAGATTGGGGCCGACACCAAGAGGAACTGTCACCTGAACGAAAACATCGACAAAG GTATGCTGCACAGAGCCTTCAGCGTCTTCTTGTTTAACACTGAAAATAAACTCTTGTTACAGCAAAGATCGGACGCTAAAATCACCTTCCCAG GATGTTACACAAACACGTGCTGCAGTCACCCTCTCAGTACCCCCTCGGAAATCGAGGAAGAAGATGCTATAGGAGTGCGACGAGCTGCCCAGAGGCGGTTGAAGGCTGAATTAGGAATTCCAATGGAGCAG GTAAAACCTGATGAACTTAGATATCTGACCAGGATTCACTACAAAGCTCCGTCAGACGGCATCTGGGGTGAACATGAAGTAGATTACATCCTTTTTGCACAGAAGGATGTCGCAGTTGATCCCGATCCCAACGAGATCAAAAGTCATTGCTACGTGTCCAAAGAGGAGCTAACAGAGTTATTAGAAAGGGCCAAGCGGGGAGAGGTGAAGATTACCCCTTGGTTCCAGCTCATTGCAGACACTTTTCTATACAAATGGTGGGACAACCTGGAGAATTTAAAATCATTTGAGGATCATGAGAAAATCCACCGAATGTAA